The following proteins are encoded in a genomic region of Schistocerca serialis cubense isolate TAMUIC-IGC-003099 chromosome 9, iqSchSeri2.2, whole genome shotgun sequence:
- the LOC126419469 gene encoding uncharacterized protein LOC126419469 yields the protein MDEMTMVFISTFTNACGTAKMVFFMPNRRHYYALARHVEKLVSMQSEFCSADPVLADIWKGSQRRACRLTLGLLFLKFSQYPVWYPMPIIAQPEDRRLPFAQHGWDNNTNYYELSYVVQCALATFATQISNGVDLLFATVMILTAAQMQILTLRIASLKLEYTEVKLEKGPSVMAYQTENTCDDKMYEKLCQCIGNHQKILRYVR from the coding sequence ATGGATGAGATGACGATGGTGTTCATTAGCACCTTCACCAATGCCTGCGGCACCGCCAAAATGGTCTTTTTCATGCCCAATCGGCGACATTACTATGCGCTGGCTCGACATGTGGAGAAGCTGGTGTCCATGCAAAGTGAATTCTGTTCGGCAGACCCTGTCTTGGCTGACATTTGGAAGGGCTCGCAAAGGCGTGCCTGCCGCCTCACCTTAGGATTGCTGTTCTTAAAGTTCTCGCAGTACCCTGTGTGGTACCCCATGCCGATCATTGCGCAACCAGAAGACCGGCGGCTGCCATTCGCTCAACACGGGTGGGACAACAATACCAACTACTACGAGCTATCGTACGTCGTACAGTGCGCGCTAGCGACGTTCGCAACCCAGATCAGCAACGGCGTGGACTTACTCTTCGCTACCGTCATGATCCTGACGGCTGCGCAGATGCAGATTCTTACACTGCGCATTGCCAGTCTGAAACTGGAATACACTGAAGTGAAACTAGAAAAAGGGCCCAGTGTCATGGCCTATCAGACGGAGAATACTTGCGATGATAAAATGTACGAAAAATTGTGTCAGTGCATTGGAAATCACCAGAAAATCCTCAGGTACGTTAGATAA